A section of the Streptomyces sp. SCL15-4 genome encodes:
- the scpA gene encoding methylmalonyl-CoA mutase: protein MGIPDFSGIELGTPVTGGTEDEWRAALRRAAGDAEPVWETPEGIGVKPLYTGRDLEGLDFLGTYPGIAPYLRGPYPTMYVNQPWTIRQYAGFSTAEESNAFYRRNLAAGQKGLSVAFDLPTHRGYDSDHPRVTGDVGMAGVAIDSIYDMRQLFDGIPLDRMTVSMTMNGAVLPVLALYIVAAEEQGVPPEKLAGTIQNDILKEFMVRNTYIYPPKPSMRIISDIFAYTSQRMPRYNSISISGYHIQEAGATADLELAYTLADGVEYLRAGREAGLDVDAFAPRLSFFWAIGMNFFMEIAKLRAARLLWAKLVRQFDPQNPKSLSLRTHSQTSGWSLTAQDVFNNVTRTCVEAMAATQGHTQSLHTNALDEALALPTDFSARIARNTQLLIQQESGTTRVIDPWGGSAYVERLTYDLARKAWAHIQEVEQAGGMAQAIDAGIPKLRVEEAAARTQARIDSGRQPVIGVNKYRVDSDERIDVRAVDNSAVRAQQIEKLRRLRAERDETACRDALDALTRAADGTDNLLELAVRAARAKATVGEISDALEKVYGRHAGQIRTISGVYRNEAGQSASVGRTRTLVDAFEEAEGRRPRILVAKMGQDGHDRGQKVIATAFADLGFDVDVGPLFQTPEEVARQAVEADVHVVGVSSLAAGHLTLVPALRERLAEEGREDIMIVVGGVIPPQDVPTLREMGAAEVFLPGTVIPDAAHDLVKRLAADLGHEL, encoded by the coding sequence ATGGGAATCCCCGACTTCTCCGGCATCGAGCTGGGCACCCCGGTCACGGGCGGCACCGAGGACGAGTGGCGCGCGGCGCTGCGGCGGGCCGCCGGGGACGCGGAGCCGGTGTGGGAGACCCCGGAGGGCATCGGGGTCAAGCCGCTGTACACCGGACGCGACCTGGAGGGCCTGGACTTCCTGGGCACCTACCCGGGCATCGCGCCGTATCTGCGCGGTCCGTACCCGACGATGTACGTCAACCAGCCCTGGACGATCCGGCAGTACGCGGGCTTCTCCACCGCCGAGGAGTCCAACGCGTTCTACCGGCGCAATCTGGCGGCCGGCCAGAAGGGCCTGTCGGTCGCGTTCGACCTGCCCACGCACCGGGGCTACGACAGCGACCACCCGCGGGTGACGGGTGACGTCGGCATGGCGGGCGTGGCCATCGACTCGATCTACGACATGCGGCAGTTGTTCGACGGCATCCCGCTGGACAGGATGACCGTGTCGATGACGATGAACGGCGCGGTGCTGCCGGTGCTGGCGCTGTACATCGTGGCGGCGGAGGAGCAGGGCGTACCGCCCGAGAAGCTGGCCGGAACCATTCAGAACGACATTCTGAAGGAGTTCATGGTCCGCAACACCTACATCTATCCGCCGAAGCCGTCGATGCGGATCATCTCCGACATCTTCGCCTACACCTCGCAGCGGATGCCCCGCTACAACTCCATCTCCATCTCCGGCTACCACATCCAGGAGGCGGGCGCGACGGCCGACCTGGAGCTGGCGTACACCCTCGCGGACGGTGTGGAGTACCTGCGCGCGGGGCGTGAGGCCGGGCTGGACGTGGACGCGTTCGCGCCCCGGCTGTCGTTCTTCTGGGCGATCGGCATGAACTTCTTCATGGAGATCGCCAAGCTGCGGGCGGCCCGGCTGCTGTGGGCGAAGCTGGTGCGGCAGTTCGACCCGCAGAACCCCAAGTCGCTGTCGCTGCGCACCCATTCGCAGACCTCGGGCTGGTCGCTGACCGCGCAGGACGTCTTCAACAACGTGACCCGCACCTGTGTGGAGGCGATGGCGGCCACCCAGGGACACACGCAGTCGCTGCACACCAACGCGCTCGACGAGGCGCTGGCGCTGCCGACCGACTTCTCGGCGCGCATCGCCCGCAACACCCAGCTGCTGATCCAGCAGGAGTCGGGCACCACCCGGGTCATCGACCCGTGGGGCGGCAGCGCGTACGTGGAGCGGCTGACGTACGACCTCGCCCGCAAGGCGTGGGCGCACATCCAGGAGGTCGAGCAGGCGGGCGGGATGGCGCAGGCCATCGACGCCGGCATCCCGAAGCTGCGCGTGGAGGAGGCGGCGGCCCGCACCCAGGCCCGCATCGACTCCGGCCGGCAGCCGGTGATCGGTGTGAACAAGTACCGGGTGGACAGCGACGAGCGGATCGACGTACGCGCGGTCGACAACTCCGCCGTCCGCGCCCAGCAGATCGAGAAGCTGCGGCGGCTGCGCGCGGAGCGGGACGAGACCGCCTGCCGGGACGCGCTCGACGCGCTGACCCGGGCGGCCGACGGCACGGACAACCTGCTGGAGCTGGCGGTGCGCGCGGCCCGCGCCAAGGCGACGGTCGGCGAGATCTCCGACGCCCTGGAGAAGGTGTACGGACGGCACGCCGGGCAGATCCGTACGATCTCCGGTGTGTACCGCAACGAGGCAGGACAGTCGGCGTCGGTGGGCCGCACCCGGACCCTGGTGGACGCGTTCGAGGAGGCCGAGGGGCGCCGGCCGCGCATCCTGGTCGCGAAGATGGGCCAGGACGGCCACGACCGCGGCCAGAAGGTGATCGCGACGGCCTTCGCCGACCTCGGTTTCGACGTGGACGTCGGCCCGCTGTTCCAGACGCCCGAGGAGGTCGCCCGGCAGGCGGTCGAGGCGGATGTGCACGTGGTCGGGGTGTCCTCGCTGGCCGCCGGGCACCTCACGCTCGTCCCGGCGCTGCGCGAGCGGCTCGCCGAGGAGGGCCGCGAGGACATCATGATCGTGGTCGGCGGGGTGATCCCGCCACAGGACGTGCCGACGCTGCGCGAGATGGGCGCGGCGGAGGTGTTCCTGCCGGGGACGGTGATCCCGGACGCGGCCCACGACCTGGTCAAGCGGCTGGCGGCCGACCTCGGTCACGAGCTGTAG
- the meaB gene encoding methylmalonyl Co-A mutase-associated GTPase MeaB has product MAAIDLDTYVKGVLDGKRALVARAITLVESTRPQHRELAQRLLTELLPYSGRARRIGVSGVPGVGKSTFIDAFGTMLTSLGHRVAVLAVDPSSTRTGGSILGDKTRMERLAVDPAAFVRPSPSAGTLGGVAKATRESMVVMEAAGYDVILVETVGVGQSETAVADMVDSFLLLTLARTGDQLQGIKKGVLELADVIAVNKADGPHERDARAAARELAGALRLMHGKEAFWTPPVLHCSARESAGLDTVWERLEQHRRLLQSTGRLAAKRRDQQVGWVWTMVRDELLGRLHADAAVRAAAPDLERRVREGELTATLAAERILAAFEGRTAPAAGD; this is encoded by the coding sequence ATGGCAGCGATCGATCTCGACACGTATGTGAAGGGTGTGCTCGACGGGAAGCGGGCCCTGGTGGCCCGCGCCATCACGCTCGTGGAGTCCACCCGGCCGCAGCACCGGGAGCTGGCGCAGCGGCTGCTGACCGAGTTGCTGCCGTACAGCGGCCGGGCGCGGCGGATCGGGGTGAGCGGGGTGCCCGGGGTCGGCAAGTCGACGTTCATCGACGCGTTCGGCACGATGCTGACCTCGCTCGGGCACCGGGTCGCGGTGCTCGCCGTCGACCCGTCCTCGACCCGTACGGGCGGCTCCATCCTCGGCGACAAGACGCGGATGGAGCGGCTCGCGGTCGATCCGGCGGCCTTCGTGCGGCCCTCTCCCAGCGCCGGCACGCTGGGCGGGGTCGCCAAGGCCACCCGGGAGTCGATGGTGGTGATGGAGGCGGCCGGCTACGACGTGATCCTGGTGGAGACCGTCGGGGTGGGCCAGTCGGAGACGGCGGTCGCCGACATGGTGGACTCCTTCCTGCTGCTGACCCTGGCCCGCACGGGAGATCAGCTGCAGGGCATCAAGAAGGGCGTCCTGGAGCTGGCCGACGTGATCGCCGTGAACAAGGCGGACGGCCCGCACGAGCGGGACGCGCGGGCCGCGGCCCGGGAACTGGCGGGCGCGCTCCGGCTGATGCACGGCAAGGAGGCCTTCTGGACGCCGCCGGTGCTGCACTGCAGCGCTCGGGAGTCGGCCGGTCTGGACACGGTGTGGGAGCGGCTGGAGCAGCACCGCCGGCTGCTTCAGAGCACCGGGCGGCTGGCGGCCAAGCGCCGGGACCAGCAGGTCGGCTGGGTGTGGACGATGGTCCGCGACGAGCTGCTGGGCCGGCTGCACGCCGACGCGGCGGTGCGCGCCGCCGCGCCGGACCTGGAACGGCGGGTCCGCGAGGGCGAGCTGACGGCGACCCTGGCGGCGGAGCGGATCCTGGCCGCCTTCGAGGGCCGTACGGCTCCGGCGGCCGGGGACTGA
- a CDS encoding cytochrome P450: MTDNTVDNAPLAYPFERPTALEPAPEYRRLRETCPVSGIRMPSGDRALMVTDYDSVRTVLSDTRFSRAATARPGAPRIGTEPQNAKNLLTMDPPEHTRVRRLVSREFTARRVAALRPRIQARTDELLDAMERTGSPADLVPALAFPLPVTVICELLGVPLDEREQIAEWSGTVLSTVSLPVERIVAAHNGLAGYLGALIAAKQRQPGDDLLSALVSIHEADAERLDEEELLHLAITLLIAGHETTTNQIGNSVLALLTHPDQFEAVRRDPAAVPAAVEELLRFVPPGDEATLRIATEDVKLGDTLVPAGTAVLASLASANRDAAQYTDADTLDVARVPGAQHLTFGYGIHYCLGAGLARLELEIALGTLLRRFPTLRLDIPADQVPRSAGRLIHGVTSLPVAW; encoded by the coding sequence GTGACCGACAACACGGTCGACAACGCCCCCCTCGCCTACCCCTTCGAGCGGCCCACCGCGCTGGAACCGGCCCCCGAGTACCGGCGGCTGCGCGAGACCTGCCCGGTCTCCGGCATCCGCATGCCCAGCGGTGACCGGGCCCTGATGGTCACCGACTACGACTCGGTGCGCACGGTGCTGTCCGACACCCGGTTCAGCCGGGCCGCCACCGCCCGCCCCGGTGCGCCCCGCATCGGCACCGAGCCGCAGAACGCCAAGAACCTGCTCACCATGGACCCGCCGGAGCACACCCGGGTGCGCCGGCTGGTGTCCCGGGAGTTCACCGCCCGCCGGGTGGCGGCGCTGCGCCCGCGCATCCAGGCGCGCACCGACGAACTGCTGGACGCCATGGAGCGCACCGGCTCCCCGGCCGACCTCGTCCCCGCGCTCGCCTTCCCGCTGCCCGTGACCGTCATCTGCGAACTCCTCGGAGTCCCGCTGGACGAGCGCGAACAGATCGCCGAGTGGTCCGGCACCGTCCTGTCCACCGTCTCCCTGCCCGTCGAGCGGATCGTCGCCGCGCACAACGGCCTCGCCGGCTACCTCGGAGCCCTCATCGCCGCCAAGCAGCGGCAGCCCGGCGACGACCTGCTGTCCGCCCTGGTGTCGATCCACGAGGCCGACGCCGAACGGCTCGACGAGGAGGAACTGCTGCACCTGGCGATCACCCTCCTCATCGCCGGGCACGAGACCACCACCAACCAGATCGGCAACAGCGTCCTCGCGCTGCTGACCCACCCCGACCAGTTCGAGGCGGTCCGCCGCGACCCCGCCGCCGTCCCGGCCGCCGTCGAGGAGCTGCTGCGGTTCGTCCCGCCGGGCGACGAGGCGACCCTGCGCATCGCCACCGAGGACGTGAAGCTGGGCGACACCCTGGTGCCCGCGGGCACCGCCGTCCTCGCCTCCCTGGCCTCGGCCAACCGCGACGCCGCCCAGTACACCGACGCCGACACCCTCGACGTCGCCCGCGTCCCCGGCGCCCAGCACCTGACCTTCGGCTACGGCATCCACTACTGCCTCGGCGCCGGACTGGCCCGCCTGGAGCTGGAGATCGCCCTCGGCACCCTGCTGCGCCGGTTCCCCACGCTCCGCCTGGACATCCCGGCCGATCAGGTGCCCCGGTCCGCCGGCCGGCTGATCCACGGCGTGACCTCGCTGCCCGTCGCCTGGTAG
- the ccrA gene encoding crotonyl-CoA carboxylase/reductase encodes MTADLVAAIESPDAETRDFAALPVPESYRAAVLFKDEQHMFDGIPVADREPAKALHISDVPTPEPGPGEALIAVMASSVNYNTVWSALFSPVPTFAFLERYARTGGPAARHDQPYHVIGSDLSGVVLRTGPGVRRWHPGDRVVAHCLSVELEDAAGHDDTMLDPEQRIWGFETNYGGLAQLALVKANQLMPKAAHLTWEEAAAPGLVNSTAYRQLVSRNGAGMKVGDTVLIWGAGGGLGSYATQYALAGGAIPICVVSSPQKAEICRAMGVEAIIDRNAEDYRFWRDEDTQDPREWKRLGGRIRELTGGEDVDIVFEHPGRETFGASVYVARRGGTIVTCASTSGYRHEFDNRYLWMHLKRIIGSHFANYREAWEANRLVVKGRIHPTLSRTYPLDGIGQAVGDVHRNRHHGKVGVLCLAPREGLGVTDPGLRERHEPAINRFRTA; translated from the coding sequence GTGACAGCCGACCTGGTGGCCGCGATCGAGTCGCCGGACGCCGAGACCCGCGACTTCGCCGCCCTGCCGGTACCGGAGTCGTACCGGGCCGCCGTGCTGTTCAAGGACGAGCAGCACATGTTCGACGGCATCCCGGTCGCCGACCGGGAGCCCGCCAAGGCCCTGCACATCAGCGACGTACCCACCCCCGAGCCCGGCCCCGGCGAGGCCCTGATCGCCGTCATGGCCAGCTCCGTCAACTACAACACGGTGTGGAGCGCGCTGTTCTCGCCCGTGCCGACCTTCGCGTTCCTCGAACGCTACGCCCGCACCGGCGGTCCCGCCGCCCGGCACGACCAGCCCTACCACGTGATCGGCTCCGACCTGTCCGGCGTGGTCCTGCGCACCGGCCCCGGAGTGCGCCGCTGGCACCCCGGCGACCGCGTGGTCGCGCACTGCCTGTCCGTCGAACTCGAGGACGCCGCCGGCCACGACGACACCATGCTCGACCCCGAGCAGCGGATCTGGGGCTTCGAGACCAACTACGGCGGACTGGCCCAGCTGGCGCTGGTGAAGGCCAACCAGCTGATGCCCAAGGCCGCCCACCTGACCTGGGAGGAGGCCGCCGCGCCCGGCCTGGTCAACTCCACCGCCTACCGCCAGCTCGTCTCGCGCAACGGCGCCGGCATGAAGGTCGGCGACACCGTGCTGATCTGGGGCGCCGGCGGCGGACTCGGCTCCTACGCCACTCAGTACGCGCTGGCGGGGGGCGCGATACCGATCTGCGTGGTCTCCAGCCCGCAGAAGGCGGAGATCTGCCGCGCCATGGGCGTCGAGGCGATCATCGACCGGAACGCGGAGGACTACCGCTTCTGGCGCGACGAGGACACCCAGGACCCCCGGGAGTGGAAGCGGCTCGGCGGCCGGATCCGCGAGCTGACCGGCGGCGAGGACGTGGACATCGTCTTCGAGCACCCGGGCCGGGAGACCTTCGGCGCCTCCGTCTACGTCGCCCGGCGCGGCGGCACCATCGTGACCTGTGCCTCCACCTCCGGCTACCGGCACGAGTTCGACAACCGCTACCTCTGGATGCACCTGAAGCGGATCATCGGCTCGCACTTCGCCAACTACCGCGAGGCGTGGGAGGCCAACCGGCTCGTCGTCAAGGGCCGCATCCACCCCACGCTGTCGCGCACCTACCCGCTCGACGGCATCGGCCAGGCCGTCGGCGACGTCCACCGCAACCGCCACCACGGCAAGGTCGGAGTGCTCTGCCTCGCCCCGCGCGAGGGCCTGGGCGTCACCGACCCCGGGCTGCGCGAGCGGCACGAACCGGCCATCAACCGCTTCCGCACCGCCTGA
- a CDS encoding cytochrome P450 has product MVTFADLYADYGVKTPHHLFERLREDRPLFQVELPNGVPLWLVTRYADCRAGLGDARLSNRIGTRIVSQDVLPAEIRASMGTHMLRVDGTDHTRLRRLVSSVFTAKRIEHLRPMIEQMTSDLLDKMAVQEQPDAIRDLAYPLPMQVICELLGVPVSDHERFRTWSNAYLAGVGTQNFPVDVVTEFVHYVRDLVAQKRAEPDDKLLSAMIAARDDEDRLAEHELTSMCFLLIIAGYETTVNLLGNGTALLLDRPELAARLRADHDAIPAAVEEFLRFESPVPGASFRVATETLELGGQTIKEGELVLISLLSANRDEQVFDDSMTFDAERTPNQHMAFGYGMHYCLGAPLARLEAHIAFRQLLERFPRMERQDPAADLRWRPGLVMRGLTELPVKLNQ; this is encoded by the coding sequence ATGGTCACCTTCGCCGACCTGTACGCCGACTACGGCGTGAAGACCCCGCACCACCTCTTCGAGCGCCTGCGCGAGGACCGCCCGCTCTTCCAGGTCGAACTGCCCAACGGCGTGCCGCTGTGGCTGGTCACCCGGTACGCCGACTGCCGCGCCGGACTCGGCGACGCCCGGCTGTCCAACCGCATCGGCACCCGGATCGTCTCCCAGGACGTCCTGCCCGCCGAGATCCGCGCCAGCATGGGCACCCACATGCTCCGGGTCGACGGCACCGACCACACCCGGCTGCGGCGCCTGGTCTCCTCGGTGTTCACCGCCAAGCGGATCGAACACCTCAGGCCGATGATCGAGCAGATGACCAGCGACCTGCTGGACAAGATGGCCGTCCAGGAGCAGCCCGACGCCATCCGCGACCTGGCCTACCCGCTGCCCATGCAGGTCATCTGCGAGCTGCTCGGCGTGCCCGTCTCCGACCACGAGCGCTTCCGCACCTGGTCCAACGCCTACCTGGCGGGCGTCGGCACCCAGAACTTCCCGGTCGACGTGGTCACCGAGTTCGTCCACTACGTCCGCGACCTCGTCGCGCAGAAGCGGGCCGAACCGGACGACAAGCTGCTGTCCGCGATGATCGCCGCCCGCGACGACGAGGACCGGCTCGCCGAGCACGAGCTGACCTCGATGTGCTTCCTGCTCATCATCGCCGGCTACGAGACCACCGTGAACCTCCTCGGCAACGGCACCGCCCTGCTGCTGGACCGGCCCGAGCTGGCCGCGCGGCTGCGCGCCGACCACGACGCCATCCCGGCCGCCGTCGAGGAGTTCCTGCGCTTCGAGAGCCCGGTGCCCGGCGCCAGCTTCCGCGTCGCCACCGAGACCCTGGAACTGGGCGGGCAGACCATCAAGGAGGGCGAACTCGTCCTGATCTCGCTGCTGTCCGCCAACCGCGACGAGCAGGTCTTCGACGACTCGATGACCTTCGACGCCGAGCGCACGCCCAACCAGCACATGGCCTTCGGCTACGGCATGCACTACTGCCTGGGCGCGCCGCTGGCCCGGCTGGAGGCGCACATCGCCTTCCGCCAGCTGCTGGAGCGCTTCCCCCGCATGGAGCGCCAGGACCCGGCCGCCGACCTGCGCTGGCGCCCGGGCCTGGTGATGCGCGGGCTGACCGAACTGCCCGTGAAGCTCAACCAGTAG
- a CDS encoding MFS transporter yields MANEAAAPARPPFGLTVLAVSLPMFMVALDNLVVTNALASIRRDLDASVQGLQWVTNSYILGFAGLLLVAAGLGDRYGRRKVFVSGLTLFVLFSVGCALSTSTAALITLRALQGMSAAAVLPLSLTMLTVAVPPEKRGVAIGVWSSISSLAVGIAPLIGGAVTTGIGWHWLFWLNVPIGLVAVPLVLRVHRESRGAAAGLDPLGLLLGAAGVLALVWAIVDSSDHGWTSGRVLGLYAAAAVLLLAFVLWERRAAEPLLPLRIYRSRAFTLTNLSSLAVYFGLFGSIFFLAQYLQVARGHSPFVAGLWTLPWAVMPTICAPYAGKLIPKVGPARLIAAGLGLAAVGLAWCALISDPATADWQMVVPYMLCGIGTGLIFAPSAVVVVSSVQPQDIGKASGTNATVREIGSALGIAVLTTVFTARGGTYTSAQAFTDAMIPGLWICVAVLLAGGAVALGIPALKPPAAAPAPARQPALD; encoded by the coding sequence ATGGCAAACGAAGCGGCTGCCCCGGCACGCCCGCCGTTCGGACTGACCGTCCTCGCCGTGTCCCTGCCGATGTTCATGGTCGCGCTGGACAACCTGGTGGTCACCAACGCCCTGGCGTCCATCCGGCGCGACCTGGACGCCTCGGTGCAGGGCCTGCAGTGGGTCACCAACAGCTACATCCTGGGCTTCGCCGGCCTGCTGCTGGTCGCGGCCGGCCTCGGCGACCGCTACGGGCGCCGCAAGGTGTTCGTCTCCGGGCTGACGCTGTTCGTGCTGTTCTCCGTCGGCTGCGCGCTGTCCACCTCCACGGCCGCGCTCATCACGCTGCGCGCCCTTCAGGGCATGAGCGCGGCGGCCGTCCTGCCGCTGTCGCTGACGATGCTGACCGTGGCCGTGCCGCCGGAGAAGCGGGGCGTGGCGATCGGCGTGTGGTCCAGCATCAGCAGCCTCGCCGTCGGCATCGCCCCGCTGATCGGCGGCGCCGTCACCACCGGCATCGGCTGGCACTGGCTGTTCTGGCTGAACGTCCCGATCGGACTCGTCGCCGTGCCGCTGGTGCTGCGCGTGCACCGCGAGAGCCGGGGCGCCGCCGCCGGACTGGACCCGCTCGGGCTGCTGCTCGGCGCGGCCGGCGTGCTCGCCCTGGTCTGGGCCATCGTGGACAGCAGCGACCACGGCTGGACCTCCGGCCGGGTCCTCGGCCTGTACGCCGCGGCGGCCGTCCTGCTGCTGGCGTTCGTGCTGTGGGAGCGCCGCGCCGCCGAACCGCTGCTGCCGCTCAGGATCTACCGCAGCCGCGCCTTCACCCTGACCAACCTCTCGTCACTGGCCGTGTACTTCGGCCTGTTCGGATCGATCTTCTTCCTCGCCCAGTACCTCCAGGTGGCCCGCGGCCACTCGCCGTTCGTGGCCGGCCTGTGGACCCTGCCCTGGGCCGTCATGCCGACGATCTGCGCCCCGTACGCTGGCAAGCTCATCCCCAAGGTGGGCCCGGCCCGGCTGATCGCCGCCGGACTCGGACTGGCCGCCGTGGGCCTGGCCTGGTGCGCGCTGATCTCCGACCCGGCCACCGCGGATTGGCAGATGGTGGTGCCGTACATGCTGTGCGGCATCGGCACCGGACTGATCTTCGCGCCGAGCGCGGTCGTCGTGGTCAGCTCCGTCCAGCCGCAGGACATCGGCAAGGCATCCGGCACCAACGCCACCGTCCGGGAGATCGGCAGCGCCCTCGGCATCGCCGTCCTCACCACCGTGTTCACCGCCCGCGGCGGCACCTACACCTCCGCGCAGGCCTTCACCGACGCGATGATCCCCGGCCTGTGGATCTGCGTCGCGGTCCTGCTGGCCGGCGGCGCGGTCGCGCTGGGCATCCCGGCCCTCAAGCCGCCCGCCGCCGCACCCGCGCCGGCCCGGCAGCCCGCTCTCGACTGA
- a CDS encoding thioesterase II family protein, whose protein sequence is MTNTPTAHELWLRPYHPAPQDSDLTLVCFPHAGGSASYFRPLADALADTAEVLPVQYPGRQDRRAEPPLTSVARLADEIVTVLESLPRRRLVLFGHSMGACVAFEVARRIERGSSLDLRGLIASGRTAPPTLRDTKVRFMDDDAVIGEIRRLNGTDDRLLLDDDVIRMIMPAIRGDYLAVESYRYEPGPPLRCPVSVLVGDDDPQVTLAEAEEWRAHTAGDFRLRAFPGGHFYLAEQKDRVVRALAEDLARFR, encoded by the coding sequence ATGACCAACACCCCCACCGCACACGAACTCTGGCTCCGCCCCTACCACCCGGCGCCCCAGGACAGCGACCTGACGCTGGTCTGCTTCCCGCACGCGGGCGGCTCCGCCAGCTACTTCCGCCCCCTCGCGGACGCCCTCGCCGACACCGCCGAGGTGCTGCCGGTGCAGTACCCGGGACGGCAGGACCGGCGCGCCGAACCACCGCTCACCTCGGTCGCCCGGCTCGCCGACGAGATCGTCACCGTGCTGGAATCGCTGCCCCGGCGCCGGCTGGTGCTGTTCGGGCACAGCATGGGCGCCTGCGTGGCCTTCGAGGTGGCCCGCCGGATCGAGCGGGGCTCCTCCCTGGACCTGCGCGGACTGATCGCCTCCGGCCGCACCGCCCCGCCCACGCTGCGCGACACCAAGGTCCGCTTCATGGACGACGACGCGGTCATCGGCGAGATCCGCCGCCTGAACGGCACCGACGACCGGCTGCTCCTGGACGACGACGTCATCCGGATGATCATGCCGGCCATCCGCGGCGACTACCTGGCGGTGGAGTCGTACCGGTACGAGCCCGGGCCGCCCCTGCGCTGCCCGGTCAGCGTGCTCGTCGGCGACGACGACCCGCAGGTCACGCTCGCCGAGGCCGAGGAGTGGCGCGCGCACACCGCGGGCGACTTCCGCCTGCGCGCCTTCCCCGGCGGCCACTTCTACCTGGCCGAGCAGAAGGACCGGGTGGTCCGGGCGCTCGCCGAGGACCTGGCCCGCTTCCGCTGA